CGAAGGCCGGCACCGCGGCGGACATCTACGCCCTCGACATGCTGGTGACCCAGATCGAGACCGCCAAGGGGCGCAAGAAGCGGATCGGCTTCGAGATGATCATCGAATCCGCGCTCGGCATGCAGAACATCCACGAGATCGCCGCGGCCTCTCCGCGCAACGAGTCGCTGCACTTCGGCGTGGCCGACTACGCGGCTTCGACCAAGGCGGCCACCACCTCGATCGGCGGACCGAACCCGGCCTACGGCGTGCTGACCGATGCCGAGGAGGAGGGCGACGAGCGCCTCTATCACTGGGGCGACATGTGGCACTACGCCATCGCGCGCATGGTGGTTGCGGCCCGCGCCAACGGCCTGCGTCCGGTCGACGGACCCTTTGGCAACTTCAAGGACGACGAGGGCTACCGCGCCCAGGCCCGCCGCGCGGCGGTGCTCGGCTGCGAGGGCAAGTGGGCGATCCACCCCAGCCAGATCGCCCTCGCCAACGAGGTCTACAGCCCCTCCGAGGCCGAAGTCACCAAGGCCAAGCGCATCCTGGAGGCGATGGAGGAAGCGCAGGCCGCCGGG
Above is a genomic segment from Limibacillus sp. containing:
- a CDS encoding CoA ester lyase, whose product is MSFTTVKEAPARLNRSELAVPGSNPKLFEKAAASDVDVVFLDLEDAVAPDEKPQARKNVIEAIGDVDWGEKTLSVRINGLDTHYMYRDVVDLLEQASERLDLIMIPKAGTAADIYALDMLVTQIETAKGRKKRIGFEMIIESALGMQNIHEIAAASPRNESLHFGVADYAASTKAATTSIGGPNPAYGVLTDAEEEGDERLYHWGDMWHYAIARMVVAARANGLRPVDGPFGNFKDDEGYRAQARRAAVLGCEGKWAIHPSQIALANEVYSPSEAEVTKAKRILEAMEEAQAAGRGAVQLDGRLIDIASIKQAEVMVKKAAQIAGG